The Sporomusa termitida genome has a window encoding:
- a CDS encoding sigma-54 interaction domain-containing protein: MQKCGVSGLLEAFASAGMTEMRTVLDSVCNGIVVVNYHGVITFFNTAAETITGLTSEYVLGQMVDDVIPNTALLRVMETGKAELNQRQNIGKCEILTNRTPIMKENAVVGAVAVFQDLTEFNEVVTQLEDMRRLKSTLESILESMHEGVVVVDKAGKITMLNKAYGEFLAVDPKAVVGKHVADVIPNTRMHLVVQEGKAEVTDIQKIQTNTSVVTRIPIIKDGEIIGAVGNMIFRDVKDLKSLAGKISKLESELEYYKEELFKVYGGKFTFDSIIGNSETMKCLKEVAAKAAKGMSTVLILGETGTGKELFAHAVHNASRRRQGPFIKINCAALPENLLEAELFGYEEGAFTGARKGGKPGKFELANGGTIFLDEIGEMTLAMQVKLLRVLQERELERLGGTKPVKLDIRVIAATNRDLEAMIQQKQFRQDLYYRLNIFTINIPPLRERTEDILLLCRMLFQKINNQVEHWVEGITPEALAMLMQYNWPGNVRELENVLERAINLMDDEIIIAPEHLPPMLKKANGLKAESGNGDHPSDLADIKENAERQAIVQALAAAGGNKSKAAKILGIHRSGFYQKMQKYNLIK; encoded by the coding sequence ATGCAAAAATGTGGAGTAAGCGGTCTGCTGGAAGCATTCGCGTCGGCCGGAATGACGGAAATGAGGACCGTGCTTGACTCGGTCTGCAATGGAATAGTCGTGGTCAACTACCATGGTGTTATTACATTTTTTAATACCGCTGCCGAGACGATTACCGGCTTAACCTCTGAATATGTTCTTGGGCAGATGGTTGATGACGTTATTCCCAATACTGCGCTTCTCAGAGTTATGGAAACCGGCAAGGCTGAGCTTAATCAACGGCAGAATATCGGAAAATGTGAAATATTAACAAACCGTACGCCGATTATGAAAGAGAACGCAGTGGTTGGGGCCGTTGCCGTCTTTCAGGATCTTACCGAGTTTAATGAGGTAGTTACGCAGCTTGAAGATATGAGAAGGCTCAAGAGTACTTTGGAATCGATTTTGGAAAGTATGCATGAAGGCGTGGTGGTTGTGGACAAAGCCGGTAAGATCACTATGCTGAATAAAGCATATGGTGAATTTCTTGCGGTTGATCCCAAGGCGGTGGTAGGAAAACATGTAGCCGATGTCATTCCCAATACCAGGATGCATCTTGTGGTCCAGGAGGGTAAGGCGGAAGTTACCGATATCCAGAAAATCCAGACAAATACCAGTGTTGTCACCAGAATCCCCATTATCAAAGATGGTGAAATCATCGGCGCTGTCGGCAACATGATCTTTAGGGATGTAAAAGACCTGAAGTCTCTTGCCGGCAAGATCAGCAAGCTGGAATCAGAATTAGAGTATTATAAGGAAGAATTGTTCAAGGTGTATGGCGGCAAATTCACGTTTGACAGTATTATCGGTAACAGTGAGACTATGAAATGCCTCAAAGAGGTAGCCGCTAAAGCGGCTAAAGGCATGTCGACAGTATTAATTCTGGGGGAAACCGGTACTGGCAAAGAATTATTTGCCCATGCGGTGCACAACGCCAGCAGAAGGCGTCAGGGCCCTTTTATTAAAATCAATTGTGCAGCATTGCCGGAAAACCTATTGGAAGCCGAATTATTTGGTTATGAAGAAGGCGCGTTTACAGGGGCCCGCAAAGGCGGCAAACCCGGTAAGTTTGAATTAGCTAACGGCGGCACCATATTTTTAGATGAGATCGGGGAAATGACGCTTGCCATGCAGGTCAAACTGCTGAGGGTGCTGCAAGAGCGTGAACTGGAACGCCTGGGCGGAACCAAACCTGTTAAGCTTGATATCCGTGTGATTGCGGCAACTAACCGTGATTTGGAAGCTATGATCCAGCAGAAGCAGTTTCGGCAGGATTTATATTACCGGTTAAATATCTTTACTATCAATATTCCCCCGCTCAGAGAGCGAACGGAAGATATTCTGCTGTTATGCCGGATGTTATTCCAGAAAATTAATAATCAGGTGGAACACTGGGTGGAGGGCATTACCCCGGAGGCTCTGGCTATGTTAATGCAATACAACTGGCCTGGTAATGTCCGCGAACTGGAAAATGTCCTGGAGCGGGCCATTAACCTGATGGATGATGAGATCATTATTGCCCCCGAACACTTGCCGCCGATGCTTAAAAAGGCGAATGGGCTAAAAGCTGAGTCCGGGAACGGGGACCACCCCAGCGATTTGGCCGATATAAAAGAAAATGCCGAGAGGCAGGCGATTGTGCAGGCGCTGGCGGCAGCTGGCGGCAATAAAAGCAAGGCCGCCAAAATTTTAGGTATTCACCGCTCCGGTTTTTATCAAAAAATGCAGAAGTATAATCTTATAAAATAA
- a CDS encoding response regulator, whose translation MVKKIKVLIADDSAATRENICKLIAFDSELVIIGQAESGLEAVVKAKELQPDIILMDINMPGMDGITATARITDEVPDSSIIMMSVQGEQEYQRRAMTAGAKNYLIKPFSGEELLQVIKQSLKNRKPGSVITPDWKRQGKLITVFSAKGGTGKTTIAANLAVALAAKTGLETGIVDVDLQFGDVAVLLNLMPRVTIADLVRDAAPLAKETLDNYLVPFNPAVKVLAAPLRPEQAAMITNRHLAAILNIMRANFEYTVIDTASVFSEAMLTVLAASDIILVVAALDLPTIKNVKLCLEMLESLGYGDDKIKVVLNKTTIDSGMETGEVEESLGYKFAVTVPGDEHVVVSSVNRGVPFVSSHPETPVARGIKELVCLITGNDREQPSGQPGLGVVERVKRLFG comes from the coding sequence ATGGTTAAGAAGATTAAGGTACTTATTGCCGATGACAGTGCGGCAACGCGGGAGAATATCTGCAAACTGATAGCGTTTGATTCCGAGCTGGTGATCATTGGTCAGGCCGAATCGGGTCTGGAAGCGGTAGTAAAGGCCAAGGAGCTGCAGCCTGATATAATCTTAATGGATATAAATATGCCGGGTATGGATGGTATTACGGCCACTGCCCGGATTACGGACGAGGTTCCTGACTCCTCGATCATTATGATGAGTGTGCAGGGTGAGCAGGAATACCAAAGACGGGCTATGACTGCCGGGGCGAAAAATTATCTTATCAAACCTTTTAGTGGCGAAGAACTGCTGCAGGTCATTAAGCAGAGTTTGAAAAATAGAAAACCAGGCAGTGTAATAACGCCTGATTGGAAAAGACAGGGTAAGCTGATTACGGTTTTTAGTGCCAAAGGAGGTACCGGCAAGACCACGATTGCCGCTAATTTAGCGGTGGCGCTGGCGGCTAAGACCGGGTTGGAGACAGGTATTGTTGATGTTGATCTCCAATTTGGTGATGTAGCTGTGCTGTTAAACCTTATGCCCCGGGTCACTATCGCTGACTTAGTGCGGGATGCTGCCCCGCTGGCTAAAGAAACCCTGGATAACTATTTGGTACCTTTTAACCCCGCTGTAAAAGTACTGGCAGCACCTTTACGGCCTGAGCAAGCGGCAATGATAACAAACCGGCATTTGGCAGCCATCCTCAATATTATGCGCGCCAACTTTGAATATACAGTGATTGATACTGCCTCTGTCTTTTCCGAGGCAATGCTGACGGTGCTTGCGGCGTCGGATATTATCCTGGTTGTGGCTGCGCTGGACCTGCCAACGATTAAGAATGTAAAATTATGCCTGGAAATGCTGGAATCCCTGGGTTATGGTGATGATAAAATCAAGGTAGTGCTGAACAAAACTACTATTGACAGCGGTATGGAGACAGGGGAGGTGGAAGAAAGTCTGGGCTACAAATTTGCTGTTACGGTGCCTGGTGATGAGCATGTGGTTGTGTCTTCTGTAAATCGCGGGGTTCCCTTTGTCAGCAGTCATCCGGAAACGCCGGTTGCCAGAGGTATTAAGGAGCTGGTTTGTCTGATTACAGGCAATGACCGGGAGCAGCCGTCCGGTCAGCCGGGCCTGGGGGTTGTAGAACGGGTTAAGCGGTTATTTGGCTAA
- a CDS encoding sensor histidine kinase, producing MKNLDVKILDKIVKGTVAAVEKSKSQIFDIYEAARGETEHVRRDVERIKQETAEIIFKVDELERKERRSRLRLMEVSRNFRNYTEVDIKAAYEDTSNVQLELAMARLQEQNLRRQRDDLEIRLKVLKSTVEKAEELVSQVGAVLGYLGNQMGTVVTQIESLQASQIFGAKIIRAQEEERRRVAREIHDGPAQAMANIVFRAEVCERLIDTDIARSKHELKDLREQVRVALRETRKIIFDLRPMTLDDLGLVPTVRRVLDTMKERCGIFSEVIIIGEEKRLDSHIEIGLFRIIQEALNNVEKHARASAVWVRLDFRLSVVAAVVEDNGRGFAAAENLGSESFGLMGMRERINLLGGELTIKSNISKGTRIYAAVPLKS from the coding sequence ATGAAGAATCTTGATGTAAAAATCTTAGACAAGATTGTTAAAGGGACGGTTGCTGCGGTCGAAAAAAGTAAATCGCAGATTTTTGATATATATGAGGCAGCCCGGGGGGAGACAGAGCATGTGCGGCGGGATGTCGAGCGAATTAAGCAGGAAACGGCTGAAATCATTTTCAAGGTTGATGAACTGGAAAGAAAAGAGCGCCGTTCCCGCCTAAGGCTGATGGAGGTCAGCCGGAATTTCCGCAACTATACCGAGGTTGATATTAAAGCTGCTTATGAAGATACCAGCAATGTTCAACTGGAATTGGCAATGGCCCGTCTGCAGGAACAGAATCTGCGCCGGCAGCGCGATGATTTGGAGATTCGGCTTAAAGTACTTAAAAGCACGGTTGAGAAAGCGGAAGAGCTTGTCTCCCAGGTCGGGGCCGTGCTGGGTTATTTAGGTAATCAGATGGGAACGGTGGTCACTCAGATTGAATCTTTGCAGGCCAGCCAGATTTTTGGCGCCAAAATAATCAGAGCCCAGGAAGAGGAACGGCGCCGGGTGGCCCGGGAGATTCATGATGGTCCGGCCCAGGCCATGGCCAATATTGTTTTCCGGGCGGAGGTATGCGAGCGCCTGATTGATACCGATATTGCCAGGTCGAAACATGAACTTAAAGACCTGCGTGAGCAGGTTCGGGTAGCACTTAGAGAAACACGCAAGATTATTTTTGATCTCAGACCGATGACGCTTGACGACTTAGGGCTTGTACCCACGGTTAGACGGGTGCTGGATACCATGAAAGAGCGGTGCGGCATTTTTTCGGAGGTCATAATAATCGGCGAAGAGAAGCGTTTGGATTCGCATATTGAGATTGGCCTGTTCCGCATTATCCAGGAGGCTCTCAATAATGTGGAGAAACATGCCCGGGCATCGGCCGTATGGGTTCGGCTTGATTTTCGCCTTAGCGTAGTGGCGGCAGTTGTTGAGGATAATGGACGGGGGTTTGCCGCGGCCGAAAATCTTGGCAGCGAGAGTTTTGGATTAATGGGTATGCGCGAACGGATAAATCTTCTGGGGGGAGAGTTAACTATAAAATCCAACATAAGCAAAGGCACGCGGATTTATGCTGCCGTACCGCTGAAATCATAA
- a CDS encoding TadE/TadG family type IV pilus assembly protein codes for MMSITRYCKQKRGQVSLQTAVVLPVLVLFLLSLFEFGQVMNQYLVITAAARVGARSAAVSDDFAARAAVNQAVASIGNNDLLVSIGYANGKRAQGESVTVTVSKPITVITPVLRDIINQAFMPEPLTLSGQSVMRVEVP; via the coding sequence ATGATGAGCATTACCCGTTATTGCAAACAAAAGCGCGGACAGGTTTCGCTTCAGACTGCTGTTGTGTTACCTGTACTGGTATTGTTTTTACTCAGCCTCTTCGAGTTCGGGCAGGTGATGAATCAGTATCTGGTGATTACCGCTGCCGCCCGGGTAGGCGCACGCTCCGCGGCCGTAAGCGATGATTTCGCAGCCAGGGCGGCTGTTAATCAGGCTGTGGCCAGTATCGGCAATAACGACCTGCTTGTTTCTATTGGGTATGCAAACGGTAAACGAGCCCAGGGCGAGTCGGTCACGGTAACCGTCAGCAAGCCCATTACGGTAATCACACCGGTCCTGCGGGATATTATCAACCAGGCCTTTATGCCAGAGCCGCTGACACTTAGCGGTCAGTCGGTTATGAGAGTGGAAGTACCATAA
- a CDS encoding pyrimidine/purine nucleoside phosphorylase, which translates to MEQFEKVSIVKKANVYFEGKVTSRTVIFDDNSKKTLGIMLPGDYEFGTAAAELMEILAGEMTVLLPGESEWRTYKTGDTFQVPADSRFKLKVTTIADYCCSYIPG; encoded by the coding sequence ATGGAGCAGTTTGAAAAGGTATCTATTGTTAAAAAAGCAAATGTATATTTTGAAGGCAAAGTAACCAGCCGCACAGTAATTTTTGACGATAACAGCAAAAAAACCCTGGGCATTATGCTGCCGGGAGACTATGAGTTTGGCACCGCCGCGGCTGAGCTTATGGAAATCCTGGCCGGTGAAATGACGGTATTACTGCCTGGAGAAAGCGAATGGAGAACTTATAAAACAGGCGACACTTTCCAGGTGCCGGCAGACTCCCGCTTTAAACTTAAGGTAACCACAATTGCAGACTACTGCTGTTCCTATATTCCGGGCTGA
- a CDS encoding aminotransferase class I/II-fold pyridoxal phosphate-dependent enzyme, which produces MNLKVVGCVLDQKAVPLLAAMKGYVNDKVIPFHTPGHKMGKGMHQALAELVPPQTLALDLALMEELDDLHEPHGPVKAAQDLAADLYGADHSYFVVNGTTGGIYAMILTIAGPGDKIIVPRNAHRSIIGGIILSGAIPVFMQPEVDNELGLAMGVTPETVAGALEQHPEAKGVLVINPTYYGVATDLKKIVDIVHGYNIPVVVDEAHGPHLKFSDRLPIQALDAGADIVAQSTHKIIGAMTQCSLVHCREGRIRVPRLKAMLQLVQSTSPNYILLASLDVARMQMATAGQTLIERAVDLANQARQEINKIPGLYCFGQEKLGKPGVHSFDPTKVTVTVKGLGLKGAEAERILRHQYKIQVELSDVYNILFLITLGDSEREVAALVAALRDLAATHHGTRDFSDIHEIYLAGKYPQPPAQVISPREALFGNTCMVPFQDANGMICAEIVTFYPPGIPMLCPGERITQEIIDYCHVLQNAGLHISGPEDYLLKTIKVVD; this is translated from the coding sequence ATGAATTTAAAGGTGGTGGGCTGCGTGCTTGATCAGAAGGCAGTACCCTTGTTGGCGGCGATGAAGGGTTATGTAAATGATAAGGTAATACCGTTCCATACCCCGGGGCATAAAATGGGAAAAGGTATGCACCAGGCGCTGGCTGAGCTGGTACCGCCACAAACGCTGGCCCTTGATTTGGCGCTTATGGAGGAACTGGATGACCTGCATGAGCCCCATGGGCCGGTAAAAGCGGCGCAGGATCTGGCAGCCGATCTGTATGGCGCTGATCATAGCTATTTTGTGGTTAATGGTACAACCGGCGGAATTTATGCAATGATACTGACTATTGCCGGCCCAGGGGACAAAATTATTGTGCCACGCAATGCTCACCGTTCAATTATCGGGGGCATTATTTTAAGTGGCGCAATCCCTGTATTTATGCAGCCGGAAGTGGATAATGAATTAGGACTGGCGATGGGGGTTACGCCGGAGACTGTTGCCGGTGCTTTAGAACAGCACCCGGAGGCCAAAGGGGTATTGGTGATTAATCCAACCTACTATGGGGTTGCAACCGATCTGAAGAAGATTGTTGATATTGTCCATGGGTATAACATTCCGGTTGTTGTTGATGAGGCCCATGGTCCGCACCTTAAATTTTCCGACCGTCTGCCGATACAGGCCTTAGATGCCGGTGCTGATATTGTTGCCCAAAGCACACATAAGATCATTGGGGCCATGACGCAGTGCTCGCTGGTGCATTGCCGGGAAGGACGTATCCGTGTCCCCCGCCTGAAAGCCATGCTGCAATTAGTGCAGTCGACCAGTCCTAATTATATTCTCCTGGCTTCGCTGGATGTAGCGAGAATGCAGATGGCAACTGCCGGGCAGACCCTAATTGAGCGGGCCGTCGATCTGGCGAACCAGGCCAGACAGGAAATTAATAAAATTCCCGGCTTATATTGCTTCGGCCAGGAAAAACTGGGTAAGCCGGGTGTCCACAGTTTTGACCCGACTAAGGTAACTGTGACTGTTAAGGGCTTAGGCTTAAAAGGGGCAGAGGCTGAACGTATTTTGCGCCACCAATATAAAATTCAGGTGGAATTGTCTGATGTTTACAATATACTTTTCCTCATTACTTTAGGCGATTCGGAAAGGGAAGTGGCGGCGCTGGTGGCGGCACTGCGGGACCTGGCTGCCACTCACCACGGAACCCGCGATTTTTCGGATATTCATGAGATCTATCTGGCAGGCAAGTACCCCCAGCCGCCGGCCCAGGTGATTTCACCGCGGGAGGCCTTGTTTGGCAATACCTGTATGGTTCCTTTCCAAGATGCCAATGGTATGATCTGTGCTGAAATTGTTACTTTTTACCCGCCTGGCATTCCTATGCTGTGCCCGGGGGAACGGATTACTCAGGAAATCATTGATTATTGCCATGTTTTGCAGAATGCCGGCCTGCATATTTCCGGGCCCGAGGATTACCTGCTGAAAACGATTAAGGTAGTTGACTGA
- a CDS encoding dTMP kinase — protein MRGKLIVIEGTDGSGKATQAGILAGRLQAEGIAVRKVDYPNYQSQSSALVKMYLKGEFGNRPEDLNAYAASAFYAVDRIASYKKEWEKFYLQGGVVIADRYTTSNMIHQAVKISDSAEQKDYLDWLWDFEFVKCGLPVPDTVFFLAMPPAVSEQLMRGRVNKAGSSRDIHEQNYAYLDLCYKNACGIADQFAWQRIDCTREGQLKTIEIIHNEIYEQVGKLIGRD, from the coding sequence ATGCGAGGAAAACTAATTGTTATTGAAGGTACTGACGGGAGCGGCAAGGCAACCCAGGCGGGGATACTGGCAGGGCGCTTACAGGCCGAGGGCATTGCCGTACGCAAAGTCGACTATCCTAACTATCAGAGTCAATCGTCGGCGTTGGTTAAGATGTACTTGAAGGGCGAGTTCGGCAACCGCCCGGAGGATCTTAATGCGTATGCCGCATCGGCGTTTTATGCGGTTGACCGCATTGCGTCTTATAAAAAAGAGTGGGAGAAATTTTATTTGCAGGGCGGCGTTGTTATCGCTGACCGTTATACTACTTCGAATATGATTCATCAGGCAGTTAAGATTAGTGACAGCGCAGAACAAAAAGATTATCTGGACTGGCTATGGGATTTTGAGTTTGTAAAATGTGGCTTGCCTGTTCCTGATACCGTGTTTTTTTTGGCAATGCCGCCGGCAGTTAGTGAGCAGCTTATGCGCGGGCGGGTCAACAAGGCCGGCAGCAGCCGGGATATTCACGAGCAGAATTATGCCTATCTGGACCTATGCTATAAAAATGCCTGCGGTATTGCAGACCAGTTTGCCTGGCAGAGGATCGATTGCACCCGGGAGGGACAGCTGAAAACGATTGAAATAATACATAATGAAATATACGAGCAGGTTGGCAAACTGATTGGCAGGGACTGA
- a CDS encoding YaaR family protein: MSMKINKLAMGNQPVVAEREQAGKAEKTGDYFAADLLKTQEKQSAERLKAMLSEIDESGRRLSNMPTYGELKAYKELVRNFIGEAVARMYTLESRAGWDRHGRQKMYTTIQQIDAKLSEMAEDVRLGQQRQLSIMSKHDAVRGMLVDLYT; the protein is encoded by the coding sequence ATGAGTATGAAAATAAATAAATTAGCTATGGGCAATCAACCGGTGGTCGCTGAACGTGAACAGGCCGGCAAAGCTGAGAAAACAGGTGATTATTTTGCCGCAGACCTGTTGAAAACACAGGAAAAGCAGTCAGCTGAGCGTCTAAAGGCGATGCTTTCAGAAATTGATGAAAGTGGGCGCAGATTGTCGAACATGCCTACCTATGGCGAGCTTAAAGCCTATAAAGAGCTTGTCCGTAATTTTATTGGTGAGGCTGTAGCGCGCATGTATACGCTGGAATCACGGGCCGGCTGGGACCGTCATGGCCGGCAGAAAATGTATACGACCATTCAGCAAATTGATGCCAAGCTCAGCGAGATGGCCGAAGATGTGCGCCTCGGCCAGCAGCGCCAGCTGTCAATCATGTCTAAGCATGACGCGGTGCGGGGCATGCTGGTCGATTTATACACCTAG
- the holB gene encoding DNA polymerase III subunit delta', producing MMIHWQEIIGHDDNVSIIRAMLLADKVPHALLFTGPAGVGKSLAATLLAAGILCGGTGAKPCGVCQACLVFNRSAHPDFVLVRPDGRAIKIDQIRRLQHFAALTPAMGLRRVCLIEEAELMTVQAANSLLKLLEEPPPGFVFILVAGIAQPLLPTILSRCQKIQFQPLASSLLAQTLIARGYVPAAAKVAARLSGGRMGAALELLAPEGLMNRNKAIELLDSLREKRLAAVWERALTLDSLDTKEVVGILEFLVYLLRDIVLVAGRHSEHLIYNTDCMAQLKDWAGHWPEKQNILAIRAVKDTIRAIHGNANTRLAIEALLLHLQDLTEKEIKYVDSSGNPL from the coding sequence ATGATGATACATTGGCAGGAAATAATCGGACATGATGATAATGTGAGCATCATCAGGGCAATGCTGCTGGCCGATAAAGTGCCGCATGCGCTATTGTTTACCGGTCCGGCGGGTGTTGGCAAAAGTCTGGCCGCAACCTTGCTGGCTGCCGGCATCTTATGCGGCGGTACCGGTGCCAAGCCCTGCGGGGTCTGCCAGGCGTGCCTGGTGTTCAACCGCAGTGCCCACCCCGACTTTGTACTGGTGCGGCCTGACGGCCGGGCAATTAAGATTGACCAGATCCGCAGGCTGCAGCACTTTGCGGCGTTAACTCCGGCTATGGGTTTACGGCGGGTGTGTCTGATTGAGGAGGCAGAGCTGATGACGGTTCAGGCTGCTAATAGTTTACTCAAATTATTAGAGGAGCCTCCCCCCGGCTTTGTGTTTATCCTCGTGGCCGGGATAGCACAGCCGTTGCTGCCGACAATTTTATCCCGCTGCCAAAAGATTCAATTTCAGCCGCTGGCATCAAGTTTGCTTGCCCAGACCCTGATTGCCAGAGGCTATGTACCGGCAGCGGCCAAGGTTGCTGCCCGGTTAAGCGGCGGCCGCATGGGGGCGGCACTCGAATTATTGGCGCCTGAGGGTTTGATGAACCGGAATAAGGCGATTGAATTATTAGACAGTCTGCGGGAAAAGCGGCTGGCGGCTGTGTGGGAGCGGGCACTCACGCTTGACAGCCTTGACACGAAGGAAGTCGTAGGCATTCTGGAGTTTTTGGTATATTTATTGCGCGATATTGTACTGGTAGCCGGCAGGCATAGTGAGCATTTAATATATAATACTGATTGTATGGCCCAGTTAAAGGACTGGGCGGGCCATTGGCCGGAAAAACAAAATATTTTGGCGATCAGGGCCGTGAAGGATACGATACGGGCGATTCACGGTAATGCCAATACCCGGCTGGCTATCGAGGCGTTACTCTTACATTTGCAGGATTTAACGGAAAAGGAGATTAAGTATGTTGACAGTAGTGGGAATCCGCTTTAA
- a CDS encoding PSP1 domain-containing protein produces MLTVVGIRFKKAGKIYYFDPGGMEITAGEHVIVETARGLEFGDVVVGPRQVEDSQIVAPLKPVLRKATPEDEEKVNDNRKKEKEAFKICEQKIQAHDLPMNLVDVEYTFDVNKIIFYFTAEGRIDFRELVKDLASVFRTRIELRQIGVRDEAKLMNGIGCCGRSLCCATFLGDFEPVSIRMAKDQHLSLNPTKISGICGRLMCCLKYENDCYGGCCAKKVVAPAVGKEVVTVEGEGKVLTINQQKRTATIALPEGKTLIIPWDEVVEKE; encoded by the coding sequence ATGTTGACAGTAGTGGGAATCCGCTTTAAAAAGGCGGGTAAAATATATTATTTTGATCCAGGCGGTATGGAAATAACTGCCGGGGAGCATGTCATTGTAGAAACTGCGAGGGGTCTGGAGTTTGGTGATGTAGTCGTTGGGCCGCGGCAAGTGGAAGACAGTCAGATTGTAGCGCCTCTGAAGCCGGTACTGCGTAAAGCGACACCGGAAGATGAGGAGAAAGTCAATGATAACCGGAAAAAAGAGAAAGAAGCCTTTAAAATCTGCGAACAAAAAATCCAGGCCCATGATTTACCAATGAACCTGGTGGATGTGGAATATACTTTTGATGTAAATAAGATTATTTTCTACTTTACGGCGGAGGGCCGGATAGACTTTCGCGAGCTGGTAAAGGATTTGGCCAGCGTTTTCCGTACCCGGATTGAACTCCGGCAAATCGGTGTCCGGGATGAGGCTAAATTAATGAACGGGATTGGTTGCTGCGGCCGCTCGCTGTGTTGTGCAACCTTCCTGGGAGATTTTGAACCAGTGTCCATCCGGATGGCCAAAGATCAGCATCTGTCGCTTAACCCTACTAAAATCTCCGGTATCTGCGGCCGCCTGATGTGCTGCCTGAAGTACGAAAATGACTGCTATGGCGGCTGCTGTGCAAAAAAGGTGGTGGCGCCGGCGGTTGGCAAGGAGGTTGTTACTGTCGAGGGTGAAGGCAAGGTATTAACAATTAACCAGCAGAAACGGACGGCAACCATTGCGCTGCCTGAAGGAAAAACGTTAATTATTCCGTGGGATGAGGTAGTGGAAAAAGAATAA
- a CDS encoding tRNA1(Val) (adenine(37)-N6)-methyltransferase: MAADEIRLKPGERVDDLVINNMKLIQHPDEFCFSLDAVLLAQFASLRAGCEVIDLGAGTGVIGLLLLARGAAAVTGVELNAAMADRACRSATSNGLADRLTMIHGDLRQVKEFLPGGCFELVVANPPYRPVGSGYISPNSRVAMARHEVTANLADVVAAAKYLVKYRGRFAMVHRPERLAEITLAMCAAGLEPKRLQFVYPAAGKKPNMLLIEGVRGARPGIDVLPALIVYTTDGNYSEDIMKFYSQDR; the protein is encoded by the coding sequence ATGGCAGCTGACGAGATTCGGTTAAAACCGGGTGAACGGGTAGATGACCTTGTTATTAATAATATGAAACTAATTCAGCATCCTGACGAGTTTTGCTTCTCGCTGGATGCTGTGCTATTGGCGCAGTTTGCCAGCCTGCGCGCAGGCTGTGAGGTGATAGACCTTGGGGCCGGCACCGGGGTTATCGGCTTGTTGCTGCTGGCACGGGGCGCCGCTGCGGTTACCGGTGTGGAGCTGAATGCGGCGATGGCCGATAGGGCTTGCCGGTCGGCGACCAGTAATGGTCTGGCCGATAGGCTTACCATGATCCATGGCGACCTGCGGCAGGTGAAAGAGTTCTTGCCCGGCGGCTGCTTTGAACTGGTTGTTGCCAATCCGCCGTATCGCCCCGTAGGGAGCGGCTATATAAGCCCCAATAGCCGGGTAGCCATGGCGCGGCATGAGGTGACAGCAAATCTGGCCGATGTTGTTGCGGCCGCGAAATATCTGGTAAAGTACCGCGGCCGGTTTGCGATGGTGCACCGGCCGGAACGGCTGGCGGAAATTACGCTGGCGATGTGTGCGGCCGGCCTTGAACCGAAGCGGCTGCAGTTTGTGTATCCGGCGGCCGGCAAAAAGCCCAACATGCTGCTTATCGAGGGGGTGCGGGGGGCCAGACCGGGAATTGATGTATTGCCGGCCTTAATTGTATATACTACTGATGGGAACTATAGTGAAGATATCATGAAGTTTTATAGTCAGGACAGGTGA